The stretch of DNA AACAAAAGGAGGCTTAAGCAATTGATAAACttctgaaaagaagaacccTATTAAAGTTTATATcaaatatagaaaaaaaaatcttgaagTTACATAAATACAGAAAAAAGCGGGAGAATAAAAGGGATTTCCTCTTAAAAGGAACTTTATAGTGGAATATTTGCAATGAGAAAAGCGGACAGGTTGAAGAGTACGAAAGCATCAGATAGAAGACTATTTAAGAACCCCGTCGCTATCTCGTCAATTATTGTGAGGTAGAGTGGATAGTACATCATGCTTATTAGTATCATGGGTATCGGAATTTGCATTTATTACCAATGGATTAGTAACAGAGTAGCATGAATTGATTATATTCTGTGCACTATTTCCCACATTATTAGTAGTTGTGTTACTTTTGCTGATATTTGCTCCAGAGTTCAGTGAGTATTTTTTATCTAGAATTATTGGTCTTGAATTAACGGAAGGATAGCCCGCATTTTCGCTTTTGACAACGTTAGTGTCCTTATTGAAGCTGTCTTCTTGGCCATCCATGTCGTCCCTTGGGTTTTTGCCTCCCCTTCGGTAAAAATTCGTTTCACATATCAATTGCTTCATGTTTGATAATACTGACATTGCACTTGAATAATCACTCCTTGAAATGCTACTCTCTAACAATGCTATTAAAGATGTAGATGgtggtgatgatgatgacggAGTTGAAACATTCACATTGAATTGGGAATTCGAGGAGCTTGAGGGTATTATGCCGCATAGCTTCCCAATGACCTGAGTTAGATCGTCATATTCAGATTCATAGAATTGTAgatcattttcaattttcttgatgtactctttctttctttttctaaatttAGATGCAGCTACtctatttctttctaaaaactcctttctttttctttcttgctCTTCATTCTCATCAAGTGTTACGTTGtttgaaattttattattttcaacatcatCTTTTTGTGCTGGTGCAGTCGTAACTGCTgagttttttcttgatatggaattttttcttgaagcCTTAGAAGTAGAACTTGTGCTAGACAtccttctctttctttttcgtgTTTTGTTATTGAACTGGTCATTGTTCTCAATTTGAGTCGTTAAATTTTCATTCTCCTTGTGATTATGAGCGGAGTGCTCGATGGCATTGAACTCTGCCGGATTATCCATTTTGACAGCCGCTTTCGTTGAAGTATTTGGGGAAAAATTGGAATTACTGATGCTGTTGTTGACGGTACCATCTGTGGTATTTGTTGTAGGTGTTGATTTGAATACTGGATTAGCCAAAACTCCAGTAGATGGTAAGTTTAGCAGAGAACTCAATCCCGGCGTAAGTGGTGTACCATTTACAGTTGGGTGCATTATATTAACATGAGGGTGGTTTTCAATACTTCCATTCACTGTGACACTTTTGTTGACATTTTTGCTACCTGTTAtagtatttt from Saccharomyces cerevisiae S288C chromosome XIV, complete sequence encodes:
- the SKO1 gene encoding Sko1p (Basic leucine zipper transcription factor of the ATF/CREB family; forms a complex with Tup1p and Cyc8p to both activate and repress transcription; cytosolic and nuclear protein involved in osmotic and oxidative stress responses), giving the protein MSSEERSRQPSTVSTFDLEPNPFEQSFASSKKALSLPGTISHPSLPKELSRNNSTSTITQHSQRSTHSLNSIPEENGNSTVTDNSNHNDVKKDSPSFLPGQQRPTIISPPILTPGGSKRLPPLLLSPSILYQANSTTNPSQNSHSVSVSNSNPSAIGVSSTSGSLYPNSSSPSGTSLIRQPRNSNVTTSNSGNGFPTNDSQMPGFLLNLSKSGLTPNESNIRTGLTPGILTQSYNYPVLPSINKNTITGSKNVNKSVTVNGSIENHPHVNIMHPTVNGTPLTPGLSSLLNLPSTGVLANPVFKSTPTTNTTDGTVNNSISNSNFSPNTSTKAAVKMDNPAEFNAIEHSAHNHKENENLTTQIENNDQFNNKTRKRKRRMSSTSSTSKASRKNSISRKNSAVTTAPAQKDDVENNKISNNVTLDENEEQERKRKEFLERNRVAASKFRKRKKEYIKKIENDLQFYESEYDDLTQVIGKLCGIIPSSSSNSQFNVNVSTPSSSSPPSTSLIALLESSISRSDYSSAMSVLSNMKQLICETNFYRRGGKNPRDDMDGQEDSFNKDTNVVKSENAGYPSVNSRPIILDKKYSLNSGANISKSNTTTNNVGNSAQNIINSCYSVTNPLVINANSDTHDTNKHDVLSTLPHNN